Proteins encoded together in one Falco peregrinus isolate bFalPer1 chromosome 2, bFalPer1.pri, whole genome shotgun sequence window:
- the GASK1B gene encoding Golgi-associated kinase 1B: MLHSSCGFTGEMTTFVQPSKIKNLFICCLCSPRVLRVWTCRRPKARRNLLVGTACVIYLGFLVSQVGHILPQHKGGHQKISSRSLQDAAQTPFLGIPLDGTLSPPNFQEPQFGSNGTLLPPNVVYITLRSKRSKPANIRGTVKPKRRKKHATPLSYGQHFPKAAFLGQEEAAGHRPGRATHAVGTTGAALGARKRQLDEYRHKGTAIRERGHRRPGGISGAIKKAQPQPEESNIRIYSESSPPWLSKDDILHMRTLADSQIKKIQEVPSRKAVLVVFARGPSTTGTACNQGHCGIVKRPLDMSEVFAFHLDRILGLNRSLPSVSRRLEFFQDGQACPVILWDSSLIPTDNRTHSSVRLTWGQYQQLLKQKCWQNGKVPKADWGCTDIHHHEWSKMALFDFLLQIYNRLDRNCCGFKPLKEDSCMQQGLKSKCSDQDAVDLTHIVQRRHDRRHLTFIDNKGFFDRNEDNLDFKILQGINEFPQSAVSVLKSQRLREKLLQSLFLDKIYWESQGGRKGIEKLIDVIERRSKILLTYINAHGAKVLPMNE; this comes from the exons ATGCTGCATTCATCATGTGGATTCACTGGAGAAATGACCACCTTTGTTCAGCCAAGTAAAATCAAAAACTTGTTTAtttgctgcctgtgctccccACGGGTGCTGAGGGTCTGGACTTGCAGGCGCCCAAAGGCAAGGAGGAATCTGCTAGTGGGCACTGCATGTGTGATCTACCTGGGATTCCTCGTCAGTCAAGTGGGTCACATTTTGCCCCAGCACAAAGGAGGACACCAGAAGATCAGTTCCAGAAGTCTCCAAGATGCAGCCCAAACTCCTTTTCTGGGCATCCCACTGGATGGCACCCTGTCACCACCGAACTTCCAGGAACCCCAGTTTGGTAGCAATGGGACCTTGCTGCCACCCAATGTAGTTTATATCACCCTGAGGTCCAAGCGCAGCAAGCCTGCTAACATCAGAGGCACGGTGAAGCCAAAGCGCAGGAAGAAACATGCAACCCCTTTGTCCTATGGGCAGCATTTtccaaaagctgcttttttggGCCAGGAAGAGGCCGCTGGCCATCGGCCGGGGAGGGCCACGCATGCTGTGGGCACAACGGGAGCAGCTCTGGGAGCAAGAAAGCGCCAGCTGGATGAATACAGGCATAAAGGAACAGCGATCAGGGAGAGGGGGCACCGCAGACCTGGGGGGATTTCTGGAGCTATAAAAaaggcacagccccagcctgagGAAAGCAACATCAGGATTTACAGCGAGAGCTCTCCCCCATGGCTGAGCAAAGATGACATCCTGCACATGCGCACGCTGGCGGATTCCCAGATAAAGAAAATCCAAGAAGTACCTTCTCGCAAAGCAGTCCTGGTAGTATTTGCAAGAGGTCCCAGCACCACAGGAACTGCTTGTAATCAGGGACACTGTGGCATCGTCAAAAGACCCCTCGACATGAGCGAGGTATTTGCCTTTCATTTGGATAGGATCTTGGGGCTAAACAGGAGCTTACCTTCTGTAAGCAGGAGATTGGAGTTCTTCCAAG aTGGTCAAGCCTGTCCTGTTATTCTCTGGGATTCCTCACTGATCCCAACAGATAATCGTACCCATTCTTCAGTGAGATTGACCTGGGGGCAGTATCAGCAGCTATTGAAGCAGAAGTGCTGGCAGAATGGTAAAGTTCCTAAAGCCGACTGGGGCTGTACTGACATCCATCATCACGAGTGGTCCAAGATGGCACTCTTCgattttcttctgcag ATATATAATCGACTAGACAGAAACTGCTGTGGATTCAAACCTCTCAAGGAGGATTCCTGCATGCAGCAAGGACTGAAGTCGAAATGTAGTGACCAGGACGCTGTTGACCTGACACACAtagttcagagaaggcatgaCCGAAGGCACTTGACCTTTATAGACAATAAGGGTTTCTTTGACAGAAACGAGGACAATCTTGACTTCAAAATACTACAAGGAATCAATGA ATTCCCTCAATCTGCAGTTTCAGTGCTGAAAAGCCAGCGTTTACGTGAGAAGCTGCTCCAGTCTTTGTTCCTTGACAAAATATACTGGGAGAGCCaaggaggcagaaaaggaaTTGAAAAGCTTATTGATGTAATAGAAAGGAGGTCCAAAATTCTTCTTACTTATATAAATGCACATGGAGCCAAAGTATTGCCCATGAATGAATGA